One genomic window of Roseobacter ponti includes the following:
- a CDS encoding CHASE2 domain-containing protein, with protein MISGRLRRWLALCAALAGAALWSLALAVPHMQGDTRVTQSIDYRLLDLRHRLAGVQETDPAVVIVAVDDETLATDAASGDNRQRLARIIRNIAASGARGLALDVVLADEGDPETDAALAGALGALPTAIAAAARFSGDESEVLLPQPVFREAARVGVVNLSADAFGTPRFAPLILVSDGQIHAALVLQAAQVFTGARAEFADGGLRLGQRTFHLEDGFFLPVRFAGPSGTVPAISAGSLLEGPQPDALEGRLVVLGFTASAVGDRFPTPFDADMPGVEVIATITSQLISGQTLRHDAHTRAWDAVHALVLTVLSVLVVLMLPLPRGIPAALGLIAVSLAGVMTLFTAGIWMSAALPLAAALPPVLIAGAMRYTRERSEAGRSARAAASLRRFQSPALASRIEQDPEYLSVPQERDLVILFVDLTGFTGLSQQLGTEGTRLLLRDFHALTTAAVETREGSVLNYMGDGALAVFGLTESTPGRAADNALDASFALVKALSDYHPAGLHNVTAGCRIGLHAGPVTLSRLGAESHQQVTVTGDSVNLASRLMEVAKSEAAVIVVSRDFADALSDPSVLDRAIARDVSIRGRMGEVSVLAFSAGAVL; from the coding sequence ATGATTTCAGGCAGACTGCGCCGCTGGCTGGCTCTGTGTGCGGCGCTGGCGGGGGCGGCGCTCTGGTCGCTGGCGCTCGCGGTGCCGCATATGCAGGGTGATACCCGGGTCACGCAATCCATCGATTACAGGTTGCTTGATCTGCGCCACCGGCTGGCTGGTGTGCAGGAAACCGACCCTGCTGTGGTCATCGTCGCTGTTGACGATGAAACCCTGGCAACAGACGCCGCATCGGGCGACAACCGGCAAAGACTGGCCCGGATCATCCGCAACATCGCCGCCAGCGGGGCCCGGGGCCTGGCCCTCGACGTGGTTCTGGCCGACGAGGGCGACCCGGAAACAGACGCGGCCCTTGCAGGCGCGCTGGGCGCTTTGCCGACCGCAATCGCAGCCGCTGCGCGATTCAGCGGCGATGAAAGCGAAGTCCTGCTGCCACAGCCGGTCTTTCGCGAGGCAGCGCGTGTGGGTGTGGTGAACCTCTCAGCCGACGCGTTCGGCACGCCGCGTTTCGCACCGCTCATTCTGGTCTCGGACGGTCAGATCCACGCTGCACTCGTGCTTCAGGCCGCACAGGTTTTTACCGGTGCACGGGCCGAATTTGCCGATGGCGGGCTGCGTCTGGGACAGCGGACCTTTCACCTCGAAGACGGGTTTTTTCTGCCGGTGCGTTTTGCCGGCCCCTCAGGGACCGTTCCGGCGATCAGCGCCGGCAGCCTGCTGGAAGGCCCGCAGCCCGACGCGCTTGAAGGCCGCCTCGTAGTACTTGGCTTTACTGCGTCGGCTGTCGGCGACCGCTTTCCCACCCCTTTTGACGCAGATATGCCGGGGGTGGAGGTGATCGCGACAATCACCTCGCAGCTGATCAGCGGACAGACCCTGCGCCACGATGCGCACACTCGGGCCTGGGATGCCGTGCATGCTCTGGTGCTGACCGTGCTGTCGGTGCTTGTCGTGCTGATGCTGCCCCTGCCGCGTGGCATTCCTGCGGCGCTGGGTCTGATCGCTGTGTCGCTCGCGGGTGTAATGACGCTTTTTACGGCCGGCATCTGGATGAGCGCGGCCCTGCCGCTGGCGGCCGCTCTGCCGCCGGTTCTGATTGCCGGCGCGATGCGCTATACCCGGGAACGCAGCGAAGCGGGCCGCTCTGCGCGTGCGGCTGCCTCTTTACGGCGGTTTCAGTCACCCGCCCTGGCCAGCCGGATCGAGCAGGACCCGGAGTATCTGTCCGTGCCGCAGGAGCGCGATCTGGTGATACTCTTCGTGGATCTGACCGGGTTTACCGGATTGTCACAGCAGCTTGGCACCGAAGGCACAAGGCTGTTGCTGCGCGACTTTCACGCTCTGACCACGGCGGCTGTGGAAACCCGCGAGGGCAGTGTGCTGAACTATATGGGCGACGGCGCCCTTGCAGTCTTCGGGCTCACAGAAAGCACACCGGGCCGGGCTGCGGACAATGCGCTGGATGCATCCTTCGCTCTCGTCAAAGCACTGTCGGACTACCACCCTGCCGGACTTCATAACGTGACCGCCGGGTGTCGCATCGGCCTTCATGCAGGACCGGTCACACTTTCCCGGCTGGGCGCAGAAAGCCACCAGCAGGTGACAGTGACAGGCGACAGCGTGAACCTCGCAAGCCGGCTTATGGAAGTCGCCAAGTCCGAGGCCGCGGTTATCGTTGTCAGTCGCGATTTTGCTGATGCCCTGTCAGATCCGTCCGTGCTCGACCGGGCCATCGCACGCGACGTTTCAATACGAGGGCGTATGGGGGAGGTCAGTGTTCTGGCATTCAGTGCCGGGGCTGTACTGTGA
- the gyrB gene encoding DNA topoisomerase (ATP-hydrolyzing) subunit B gives MSDTEQTPEEYGANSIKVLKGLEAVRKRPGMYIGDTDDGSGLHHMVYEVVDNGIDEALAGHADAVTVTIHDDSSVSVSDNGRGIPVGIHEEEGVSAAEVIMTQLHAGGKFDSNSYKVSGGLHGVGVSVVNALSDWLELRIWREGKEHVARFEGGFTTEHLKVVGETEKTGTEVRFMASTDTFSNLEYSFETLEKRLRELAFLNSGVRIILRDERPAEPLSTELFYEGGVKEFVKYLDRHKSSVMPEPIFITGEKDDIGVEVAMWWNDSYHENVLPFTNNIPQRDGGTHMAGFRGALTRTINNYAQSSGIARKEKVTFTGDDAREGLTCVLSVKVPDPKFSSQTKDKLVSSEVRPAVEGLVNEKLAEWFEENPNEARIVVGKIIEAAHAREAARKARDLTRRKTAMDVNFLAGKLKDCSEKDPSKTEVFLVEGDSAGGSAQTGRDRQTQAILPLKGKILNVERARFDRMLGSQEIGNLVMALGTGIGRDEFNIDKLRYHKIVIMTDADVDGAHIRTLLLTFFYRQMPELIEKGHLYIAQPPLYKVSRGKSEVYLKDEAAMEEYLVQQGIDGAVLKQGNGEEIMGADLVRVVELARQMRRVLDAFPTHYPRHILEQAAIAGAFAPGVVDRDLQGTADKVAARLNLIAAEYERGWQGRITQDHGIRLARILRGVEEVRTLDGRILRGGEAKKTGGFTQSLQDVYNLPATLMRKDRTQMIYGPLDLLDAILQEGEKGLSLQRYKGLGEMNPDQLWETTLDPDARTLLQVKVDDMAEADDLFTKLMGDVVEPRREFIQQNALSVENLDF, from the coding sequence ATGTCCGATACCGAGCAGACGCCCGAAGAGTACGGTGCGAATTCCATTAAAGTTCTCAAAGGCTTAGAAGCAGTTCGCAAGCGGCCGGGAATGTATATCGGAGACACTGACGACGGCTCCGGTCTGCACCATATGGTCTATGAGGTCGTGGACAACGGCATCGACGAGGCTCTGGCGGGTCATGCGGATGCTGTGACCGTCACCATTCACGACGATTCCTCAGTTTCTGTAAGCGATAACGGACGCGGAATTCCGGTGGGTATCCACGAGGAAGAAGGCGTTTCGGCAGCTGAGGTAATCATGACCCAGCTGCATGCGGGCGGTAAGTTCGACAGCAACTCTTATAAGGTCTCGGGCGGTCTGCACGGGGTCGGCGTCTCGGTGGTGAACGCGCTCAGCGACTGGCTGGAGCTGCGCATCTGGCGCGAGGGTAAAGAGCATGTCGCCCGCTTTGAGGGCGGCTTTACCACGGAGCACCTCAAAGTCGTCGGCGAGACCGAAAAGACCGGCACCGAAGTGCGCTTCATGGCCTCAACCGATACGTTTTCCAATCTGGAATACTCCTTTGAGACCCTCGAAAAACGCCTGCGCGAACTGGCGTTTCTGAATTCCGGCGTGCGGATCATCCTCCGGGATGAGCGCCCCGCCGAGCCACTGAGCACGGAGCTTTTTTACGAAGGCGGCGTGAAGGAGTTCGTAAAATACCTCGACCGTCACAAAAGCTCGGTGATGCCGGAGCCGATCTTCATCACCGGTGAAAAAGACGACATCGGCGTGGAAGTCGCGATGTGGTGGAACGACAGCTATCACGAGAACGTCCTGCCCTTTACCAACAACATCCCGCAACGGGACGGTGGCACGCATATGGCGGGTTTTCGTGGCGCGCTGACGCGGACGATCAACAATTACGCGCAGTCCTCCGGCATTGCGCGTAAGGAGAAGGTGACCTTCACCGGGGATGATGCGCGCGAGGGGCTCACCTGTGTGCTGTCGGTTAAGGTGCCCGATCCGAAGTTCAGCTCTCAGACAAAAGATAAGCTGGTAAGCTCTGAGGTGCGCCCGGCCGTCGAGGGCCTCGTGAACGAAAAGCTCGCTGAATGGTTCGAGGAAAACCCCAATGAGGCGCGCATCGTCGTGGGCAAGATCATCGAGGCCGCCCACGCCCGTGAGGCGGCACGCAAGGCGCGTGATCTGACGCGGCGCAAAACGGCGATGGATGTTAACTTCCTTGCCGGAAAGCTGAAAGACTGCTCTGAGAAGGACCCTTCCAAAACCGAAGTGTTCCTCGTGGAGGGTGACAGCGCCGGGGGCTCTGCACAGACGGGCCGTGACCGGCAGACCCAGGCAATCCTGCCGCTGAAGGGTAAGATCCTCAACGTTGAACGCGCGCGCTTTGACCGGATGCTGGGCAGCCAGGAGATCGGCAACCTGGTGATGGCGCTTGGCACCGGCATCGGGCGGGATGAGTTCAACATCGACAAACTGCGTTATCATAAGATCGTCATCATGACGGATGCTGACGTAGACGGCGCGCATATCAGAACGCTGCTGCTCACGTTTTTCTACCGGCAGATGCCGGAGCTTATCGAAAAAGGGCATCTCTATATCGCGCAGCCGCCGCTTTATAAGGTCTCGCGCGGCAAGTCCGAGGTCTATCTCAAGGACGAAGCAGCGATGGAGGAATACCTCGTTCAGCAGGGCATCGACGGTGCCGTGCTGAAGCAGGGTAACGGCGAAGAGATAATGGGGGCCGATCTGGTCCGCGTGGTCGAACTGGCGCGCCAGATGCGGCGTGTGCTCGATGCCTTTCCGACGCATTATCCGCGCCATATCCTCGAACAGGCCGCGATTGCCGGTGCATTTGCACCTGGCGTCGTGGACAGGGATCTGCAGGGCACGGCCGATAAGGTCGCTGCCCGTCTGAACCTGATTGCGGCCGAATACGAGCGTGGCTGGCAGGGTCGTATTACCCAGGATCACGGCATCCGTCTGGCGCGAATTCTGCGCGGTGTCGAAGAGGTCCGCACCCTCGATGGCCGCATTCTGCGCGGCGGCGAGGCGAAGAAAACGGGCGGCTTCACGCAGAGCCTGCAGGACGTTTATAACCTGCCGGCGACGCTGATGCGCAAAGACCGCACTCAGATGATCTATGGCCCGCTCGATCTGCTGGATGCGATTCTGCAGGAGGGCGAAAAGGGGCTGTCGCTGCAACGCTATAAGGGTCTGGGCGAGATGAATCCGGATCAGCTCTGGGAAACGACGCTGGATCCGGATGCGCGCACGCTGTTGCAGGTGAAGGTGGATGACATGGCCGAGGCTGATGATCTTTTCACCAAGCTGATGGGCGATGTGGTGGAGCCGCGCCGCGAGTTTATCCAGCAGAACGCACTGAGTGTGGAGAACCTCGACTTCTGA
- the dnaN gene encoding DNA polymerase III subunit beta, producing the protein MKISIERAALLKAVSQAQSVVERRNTIPILANVLIEAEGSDATFRATDLDIEVVDKAPAQVERAGATTVAATTLHEIVRKLPDGALVTLTADSATGRLTVEAGRSNFSLATLPKDDFPVMASSEYASNFSAPAPVLRRLFDKSKFAISTEETRYYLNGVYMHVSDAEGGRVLRCVATDGHRLARIDADLPEGAADMPGVIVPRKTVGELRKLLDDDEMKIAVSVSETKVRFATPDITLTSKVIDGTFPDYTRVIPQGNTRKMEVDAADFARAVDRVATVSSERSRAVKLQLDEDRLVLSVNAPDSGAAEEELAVAYGDERLEIGFNAKYLLEIASQVDRENAVFLFNSSGDPTLMREGNDQSAVYVVMPMRV; encoded by the coding sequence ATGAAGATCAGCATCGAACGCGCAGCCCTGCTCAAAGCCGTGTCTCAGGCACAGTCGGTTGTGGAACGGCGCAACACAATTCCGATCCTCGCAAATGTGCTGATCGAAGCCGAAGGCAGCGATGCGACCTTCCGCGCAACAGATCTTGATATCGAGGTTGTCGACAAGGCACCGGCCCAGGTCGAACGCGCCGGAGCGACCACGGTGGCAGCAACCACACTGCACGAGATTGTGCGCAAACTGCCCGACGGGGCGCTGGTCACGCTGACCGCAGACAGCGCTACGGGGCGGCTGACCGTCGAGGCCGGCAGATCGAATTTCTCGCTGGCCACGCTGCCGAAAGACGACTTTCCGGTAATGGCCTCCTCTGAGTACGCCTCAAATTTTTCAGCACCTGCGCCCGTATTACGGCGGCTTTTCGATAAATCGAAATTCGCGATCTCGACGGAAGAGACCCGGTATTACCTGAACGGTGTTTACATGCATGTCTCGGATGCCGAAGGCGGCCGGGTGCTGCGCTGTGTGGCCACCGACGGGCATCGGCTGGCTCGGATTGACGCGGACCTGCCGGAGGGCGCCGCCGACATGCCGGGCGTCATCGTGCCGCGCAAAACAGTTGGCGAGCTGCGCAAACTGCTTGATGACGATGAGATGAAAATCGCCGTATCCGTCTCCGAGACCAAGGTGCGCTTTGCCACGCCTGACATCACGCTGACCTCCAAAGTGATCGACGGGACCTTCCCCGATTACACGCGCGTCATTCCGCAGGGCAACACCCGCAAGATGGAGGTGGATGCCGCCGATTTTGCCCGCGCCGTGGACCGTGTTGCCACTGTGAGTTCAGAGCGGTCACGCGCAGTGAAACTGCAACTCGACGAAGACCGGCTGGTGCTTTCGGTGAATGCACCGGATTCGGGTGCCGCTGAAGAAGAACTGGCCGTGGCCTACGGCGACGAGCGGCTGGAGATCGGCTTTAACGCCAAGTATCTGCTGGAGATTGCAAGCCAGGTCGATCGCGAAAACGCCGTCTTTCTCTTTAACTCGTCGGGCGATCCGACGCTGATGCGGGAAGGCAATGATCAGTCGGCGGTCTATGTTGTCATGCCGATGCGCGTCTGA
- the recF gene encoding DNA replication/repair protein RecF (All proteins in this family for which functions are known are DNA-binding proteins that assist the filamentation of RecA onto DNA for the initiation of recombination or recombinational repair.), with protein sequence MQLCLNSLMISHFRSHKVARMEPDARPVALFGPNGAGKTNILEAVSLFSPGRGLRRASAQDMARRPEALGWKITGGLRSLHQLHEIEIWSEEGAARQVRIDGKAAAQTALGRVARVLWLIPAMDRLWIEGAEGRRRFLDRMTLSFEPAHAEASLAWEKAMRERNRLLKDMVRDPAWYGVLEAQLATAGVAIDANRRAALQQLEAAQADAGTSFPAATLELVHGEEDLPGSEEDLRRALSDNRARDMTAGRTLIGPHRADLIGTYASKGVPARDCSTGEQKALLVSLILANARALARDFGAPPLLLLDEVAAHLDADRRAALYDEIVALGAQAWMTGTEINLFEAMGPRAQYFEVTETDGVSQVATADV encoded by the coding sequence ATGCAGCTGTGCCTGAACTCCCTTATGATTTCGCATTTCCGCTCGCATAAAGTCGCGCGGATGGAACCTGATGCGCGACCTGTGGCGCTCTTCGGACCGAACGGGGCGGGCAAGACCAACATTCTGGAGGCGGTGTCGCTCTTTTCGCCGGGGCGCGGACTGCGCCGGGCCAGCGCGCAGGATATGGCGCGTCGCCCCGAGGCGCTGGGGTGGAAGATCACCGGCGGGCTGCGTTCGTTACACCAGCTGCATGAGATCGAGATCTGGTCCGAAGAGGGTGCCGCCCGACAGGTCAGGATCGACGGCAAGGCCGCCGCGCAAACGGCGCTGGGTCGGGTCGCGCGGGTGCTCTGGCTGATTCCGGCAATGGACCGGCTGTGGATCGAGGGCGCTGAGGGACGCCGGCGGTTTCTGGACCGGATGACGCTGAGTTTCGAGCCCGCGCACGCCGAGGCCTCGCTCGCCTGGGAAAAGGCCATGCGCGAACGCAACCGCCTGCTCAAGGATATGGTGCGCGATCCGGCCTGGTACGGCGTGCTGGAAGCGCAGCTTGCCACGGCGGGTGTGGCCATTGATGCCAACCGGCGCGCGGCGCTGCAACAGCTTGAGGCCGCCCAAGCGGATGCCGGCACTTCCTTTCCGGCAGCCACCCTGGAGCTTGTGCACGGCGAGGAGGACCTGCCGGGCAGCGAGGAAGACCTGCGCCGCGCGCTGTCAGATAACCGGGCGCGCGACATGACGGCGGGGCGCACGCTGATCGGGCCGCACAGGGCGGATCTCATCGGCACCTATGCCTCCAAGGGCGTACCGGCGCGGGACTGCTCGACCGGCGAGCAGAAGGCGCTGCTGGTCTCGCTGATCCTCGCCAATGCCCGGGCGCTCGCGCGGGATTTCGGCGCGCCGCCGCTGTTATTACTCGATGAGGTCGCGGCACATCTTGATGCTGACAGGCGGGCCGCCCTTTATGATGAGATCGTGGCCCTCGGGGCACAGGCCTGGATGACCGGGACAGAAATCAACCTTTTCGAGGCGATGGGCCCGCGGGCGCAGTACTTTGAGGTTACCGAAACGGACGGGGTGTCACAGGTCGCTACTGCTGATGTATAG
- a CDS encoding FecR family protein translates to MMLRHLISALPCVSLCCALSLGASAAGAQETCSRAEGATPRTDVISCSGTLTVEREKQADVTIISRPGTAPPRAIELEGGAILLDVLPGSPSTQIRTPHAIAAVRGTTYVVDAEAERTSVFVIEGEVEVRKAGDDGAIVTLGPGEGADVSAEEPLTTARWSATRVAALLARFGR, encoded by the coding sequence ATGATGCTCCGACATTTGATATCCGCTTTGCCCTGCGTATCTCTCTGCTGCGCACTCAGCCTTGGTGCGAGTGCCGCAGGGGCGCAGGAGACCTGCAGCCGCGCAGAGGGCGCCACGCCCCGGACCGATGTCATCAGCTGCAGCGGAACACTGACGGTAGAGCGCGAAAAGCAGGCAGATGTCACGATCATTTCGCGCCCCGGAACCGCACCGCCCCGCGCCATCGAGCTGGAAGGCGGCGCCATCCTGCTTGACGTTCTGCCGGGCAGCCCGTCCACACAGATCCGCACGCCGCATGCCATCGCCGCTGTGCGGGGAACGACCTATGTGGTTGATGCTGAAGCAGAAAGAACCTCCGTTTTTGTTATTGAAGGGGAAGTTGAAGTCCGCAAAGCCGGTGACGACGGGGCAATCGTGACGCTCGGACCGGGCGAGGGTGCTGATGTCAGCGCAGAAGAACCGCTGACGACGGCGCGCTGGTCCGCGACGCGTGTCGCAGCGCTTCTGGCACGCTTCGGCCGATGA
- a CDS encoding LysE family translocator encodes MTISGADLLLYAGALVILFLTPGPVWLALMARALSGGFAAAWPLAFGVAVGDILWPLVAVLGITWILSVFDVFMLVLRWVACGVFIIMGLMLIRHAGQKISTDSRLTRPGIRAGFMAGIIAILGNPKAVLFYIGVLPGFFDLRGITPVDITAIIAMSVTVPLAGNLILAACVGKIRAAVTRPETLRRINIGSGVALILVGVLIPVL; translated from the coding sequence ATGACAATTTCCGGGGCCGATCTGCTGCTCTATGCCGGTGCGCTGGTGATTCTTTTTCTCACACCCGGACCCGTGTGGCTCGCGCTGATGGCACGCGCACTCTCGGGCGGGTTCGCAGCGGCCTGGCCGCTGGCCTTCGGTGTTGCGGTGGGCGATATTCTCTGGCCGCTGGTGGCTGTGCTGGGCATCACGTGGATCCTGTCGGTGTTCGATGTTTTCATGCTGGTGCTGCGGTGGGTCGCCTGCGGGGTGTTCATCATCATGGGTCTGATGCTGATCCGGCACGCGGGGCAGAAGATCAGTACCGACAGCCGCCTGACCCGCCCCGGCATCAGGGCCGGTTTCATGGCGGGTATCATTGCAATCCTCGGGAACCCGAAGGCCGTTCTGTTTTACATCGGCGTGCTGCCAGGGTTCTTTGATCTGCGCGGGATCACCCCGGTCGATATCACTGCGATCATTGCGATGTCGGTCACAGTACCGCTTGCGGGCAACCTCATTCTGGCCGCCTGCGTCGGCAAAATTCGAGCGGCAGTGACCCGGCCCGAAACGCTGCGCCGGATCAATATCGGCTCGGGCGTTGCGCTGATCCTTGTTGGTGTGCTCATCCCGGTGCTCTGA
- the dnaA gene encoding chromosomal replication initiator protein DnaA has protein sequence MTNEMWGQLRQRLQKTVGQNNFKAWIEPIEFRSADDGIAVFHVPTNFLGNYVNQNYADIILHEVRARSPEVRRLKFVVPARTVETEAANTDTVIHRAARQVQNGSALTTAPLDTRFTFDSFVVGKPNELAHAAAKRVAEGGPVTFNPLFLYGGVGLGKTHLMHAIAHELRLRRPELNVLYLSAEQFMYRFVQALRDRKMMDFKEIFRSVDVLMVDDVQFIAGKGSTQEEFFHTFNALVDQNKQIIISGDRAPGEIKDMEERVKSRLQCGLVVDLHPTDYELRLGILQSKVEQQRVNYPGLEVENGVLEFLAHRISTNVRVLEGALTRLFAFASLVGREINMELTQDCLSDVLRASERKITVEEIQRKVSDHYNIRLSDMIGPKRLRSYARPRQVAMYLCKKMTSRSLPEIGRRFGGRDHTTVMHGVKRIEELKVQDGQIAEDLELLRRALEE, from the coding sequence ATGACAAACGAAATGTGGGGACAGTTGAGGCAGCGGCTGCAGAAGACCGTAGGGCAGAATAACTTCAAGGCGTGGATCGAACCGATAGAATTCCGGTCCGCTGACGACGGGATCGCCGTCTTTCACGTGCCAACCAATTTTCTGGGCAATTACGTCAATCAGAACTACGCCGATATCATTCTGCACGAAGTGCGGGCCAGATCTCCCGAAGTGCGCCGACTGAAGTTTGTAGTGCCCGCCCGCACCGTCGAGACCGAGGCCGCCAATACCGATACCGTGATCCACCGCGCCGCGCGCCAGGTACAGAACGGCTCTGCGCTGACCACTGCCCCGCTCGATACCCGCTTTACCTTTGACTCTTTTGTTGTAGGCAAGCCGAACGAGCTTGCTCATGCCGCGGCAAAACGCGTGGCAGAGGGTGGACCCGTCACGTTTAACCCGCTCTTTCTCTACGGCGGCGTCGGACTTGGCAAAACGCATCTGATGCATGCGATCGCCCATGAGCTGCGCCTGCGGCGTCCGGAACTGAATGTACTCTATCTCTCCGCCGAGCAGTTCATGTATCGTTTTGTCCAGGCTCTGCGTGATCGTAAGATGATGGATTTCAAAGAGATTTTCCGATCAGTAGACGTTCTGATGGTGGATGACGTGCAGTTCATCGCCGGAAAAGGCAGCACGCAGGAAGAGTTTTTCCATACTTTCAACGCGCTGGTGGATCAGAACAAACAGATCATCATTTCCGGTGACCGCGCCCCTGGCGAGATCAAGGATATGGAAGAGCGCGTCAAATCGCGTCTTCAGTGTGGTCTGGTCGTTGATCTGCATCCCACAGATTACGAGCTGCGTCTGGGCATCCTGCAGAGCAAGGTAGAGCAGCAGCGCGTCAACTATCCGGGTCTGGAAGTCGAAAACGGCGTTCTGGAGTTCCTTGCACACCGTATCTCGACAAATGTCCGGGTGCTGGAGGGCGCGCTGACGCGGCTGTTCGCTTTTGCCTCTCTGGTCGGGCGCGAGATCAATATGGAACTGACGCAGGATTGCCTGTCTGACGTGCTCCGCGCCTCTGAGCGCAAAATCACCGTCGAGGAAATTCAGCGCAAGGTCAGCGATCACTATAATATCCGTCTGAGCGATATGATCGGTCCCAAACGGCTGCGGTCTTATGCACGGCCCCGTCAGGTGGCGATGTATCTGTGCAAAAAGATGACATCGCGGTCGCTGCCCGAGATCGGGCGCCGGTTTGGCGGTCGTGATCACACCACCGTCATGCACGGTGTGAAACGCATCGAAGAGCTCAAGGTGCAGGACGGACAGATCGCCGAGGATCTGGAGCTGTTGCGCCGCGCCCTCGAAGAGTAA
- a CDS encoding MOSC domain-containing protein translates to MQATVETLNVFPVKGMSATRLDHVVLSPGEGVPGDRLFGFARPGSGFNPAAPEPLPKEKFVVLAKEAELAGLRTEFLDGTLQITGAAGTTVFDMNDPAGRQAAAQYLHAVLELREDTPPEFVSAAPHRFTDVSVVSPQMMNAVSLLNLETLRAFEAATGENISPDRFRANIVFSGVPAWSEMQDTGMEIALGDVVVRTILRTQRCAATEVNPETAERDLKVPYLLRRTYGHMDMGVYAEVIAGGTLRTGDQVAIRL, encoded by the coding sequence ATGCAGGCAACGGTCGAAACACTGAACGTATTCCCGGTCAAGGGCATGTCCGCGACACGCCTGGATCACGTCGTTCTGAGCCCGGGCGAGGGTGTTCCCGGCGACAGGCTGTTCGGTTTTGCGCGCCCCGGGTCGGGTTTCAACCCCGCTGCGCCAGAACCACTGCCCAAGGAAAAGTTTGTCGTGCTTGCGAAAGAAGCCGAACTGGCCGGTCTCAGAACGGAATTTCTGGACGGTACGTTGCAGATTACCGGGGCCGCAGGCACCACCGTTTTTGATATGAACGACCCTGCAGGCCGGCAGGCCGCCGCGCAGTATCTTCATGCGGTGCTGGAACTCCGAGAGGATACGCCGCCCGAATTCGTGTCAGCCGCACCACATCGCTTTACCGATGTATCTGTCGTATCACCGCAGATGATGAATGCGGTATCTCTGCTCAATCTCGAGACGCTGCGGGCCTTTGAAGCGGCCACAGGTGAGAATATTTCTCCCGACCGGTTCCGTGCAAATATCGTCTTCTCGGGAGTACCTGCCTGGTCGGAGATGCAGGATACCGGCATGGAAATCGCGCTGGGTGATGTTGTTGTGCGGACCATCCTGCGCACGCAAAGATGCGCCGCCACCGAGGTAAACCCGGAGACGGCAGAGCGCGACCTTAAGGTGCCCTACCTGCTGCGCCGCACCTATGGGCATATGGATATGGGCGTTTACGCGGAGGTCATAGCGGGCGGTACTCTGAGGACCGGAGATCAGGTGGCGATCAGACTGTGA